ACAGAGAATATCTAAGGAACATGCATGTGACAAGAAACCCAAATCAGTAAAACCTAGCAAATATGATATACGTACTACTCTCAACAAAGAATAACACTGCCCCTTGTTATATTACATAGTCATTTCATTGAATATTTACACATAACAGCTCTTTCATTTATAGATATATGtgtgaacaaaaaattgaacaaagCAGAGAGACATAGAAAACGACAGTGACAGAGAGACTCACTCAAATTATACAAATGAGTCAATGACACAGCACGCATGTCATCTTCCCTCCGGCTGCGCCTGCTCCACCTCATTAAAAGCATATAGAGAGACTAGAGAGATGGGGAAAGATATGGAGTTGTCTCATGTCTGAATATAACAATCTCTGACCGTTCTTGTcatatcaaaaaagaaaaactctcaCGTTCGTTTTTTTCCTCATCGAAACATtctctttatatcttcttcttgatcctCATTCTCTTTTCTGTATGGGTTGTCGAGATATTCTGTTGACTTTCTCCGTCGCTCTCTtactcatctctctcttccagATCTGGCTTTTCCGGGAAGGACGACAAGTTCCGGAACTATCGGACGACCAACTAGGAAAAGACAGAAATACCCTCATGACCtccaagaacaagaacaagaacgaGGATGTTCAACGGCTCTTCCAAAGGTATTTCAAGGGAAGATCTTTTGGTTTAAACAACACCAACTCTCGCTTTGAAGATTCCAATAGAAGGATCCCTAGTTCCCCGGATCGCCTTCATAACTAGTTAGTTCCTGTCTTTAGCCtctatatattcttttattttctcccaTCTTCTTATAAACTCGTACTTCATTTTGTTagtatgtatttttttttgcttaaaattgctaatatatagataatatggTAAGAAGCGAGAGCATTTTGGTTATTTCGCATTGGAATCAAAGAAATGTGCATACGGTAAATGAAATAAACTGCgtaatttttttctctgttctgtTATCGGTTTGTCTAAACACTTtatgagaaataaataattattccTCTCTTGAATATAGTTTTTGTCCTTGTCATCAGGGTCTTCTCTATGTCTGTAAAGATCcgaattacaaaatttaaatgccattttctataaaacttataaatattttggaatcATATGTATGATggtatatataagtttttgttttaaaacacatttatgttacatgtgtatatataatattgttgagatttatcaattcatctttttattgatttatattgtttcataaCAAGTATGTTTGAGTTATCTTGGGAGTTGTCACCAAAAAGTATAAACCAAAttagaaacagaacaaaaatgatgaattgaaagaagaatttgatCTCCGGTGTCTTCTCCACTGACACTTTCTTTAGCacatatataagaagaaatattCATCAAAGAGGTGCGTATATATGCTCTGCTGCTTTCTCATCTATCAGATTTAGGTAAGTTCTGTGTGTTCCTTTTTCACAAATTCTTGTTCTTTGTGGTTTCATAAAGGGAAAATATGCAATTTATGAAAGTAACCATAAGTTGCTATTTATGATGATATCAGTTTCTTATGAAGAACATAATTGCTTTATTAAGAAACATTGGTATATACTAACATCAGGAAATTATTCATTGTGTTTACTACTAAATAATGTTGAAGGCTTGAAGATTTCCatcacaaaattcaaaatagaGAATAGGAGAGTTAATAATTGAATGACCAAAATCTCTACatggaaaagaaagagaagacgaAGCATTTATTTGAAGAAATAAGAGTTGGTAGCTAATAATAGTAAACGTTGTCGTGACGAAGGACCCACTTGAATTGACGTAATCACGCGAAAAGTTTGTATGCATCTCAACGTTAAAACTAGCCGGAAAAAGGAAAGTCTAAAATGAGAGTAACAAAAAAGGTCAACTAGTGATGAACATCGCATCAGAAAAACAACATGATAAAGCATAGAACCATGGGACACGTGTGGTTCTTGTCGCAATGTTTAGGTCAAGGCGTGTGGGTAGATACTGGATCGTGAATCCTGTGAGTGGATCCATACATTAGATGGGATCGGTCGATGGGTCcacggtaaaaaaaaagtagacataaaaataattgtatagaagaat
This sequence is a window from Arabidopsis thaliana chromosome 1 sequence. Protein-coding genes within it:
- the CLE43 gene encoding CLAVATA3/ESR-RELATED 43 (CLAVATA3/ESR-RELATED 43 (CLE43); LOCATED IN: endomembrane system; Has 35333 Blast hits to 34131 proteins in 2444 species: Archae - 798; Bacteria - 22429; Metazoa - 974; Fungi - 991; Plants - 531; Viruses - 0; Other Eukaryotes - 9610 (source: NCBI BLink).) → MGCRDILLTFSVALLLISLFQIWLFREGRQVPELSDDQLGKDRNTLMTSKNKNKNEDVQRLFQRYFKGRSFGLNNTNSRFEDSNRRIPSSPDRLHN